The DNA window ATCGAGGCGGTGTTCGGCGCCGAGTTGGCACACGCCGGGCCGGGTCGGGGGCAGTTGCTGGACGCGTTGACCGTGGCGTGCACCTGGGCCGCCTGGTCGATGATGCGCGACGCCATGGGGCTCGACGTCGAGGCCGCCCGGGCGGCCATGGCCCGTACGCTCGGCGCGCTGTTCGCTTCCGGCACGCGCTGACCCCGGCGGCCTACTCCTCGCGCAGCCGGCGCAGGATCCGGGTCAACTCCGCCCGGTCGCCCGGGTCGAGCGCGCCGAAGAAGCGCTCCGCCTCGGTGGCCCGGGCCTCGCGGATCGCGCTGCCCACCCGGTCGCCCTCGGCGGTCGGGGCGACCAGCGTGGCCCGCCGGTCGTCCGGGTCGGGCCGCCGCTCGACCAGCCCTCGCTCCTGGAGGCCGTCGACCACCTCGGTGGCCGAGCGGGGGGCGATGCGCAGGTGCTCGGCGAGCGCCCCGGGTCGCAGCGCGCCGTGCCGCATCAGCACGCCGAGCGCCCGCGCCTGCCCGGGGCTGATCTCCCACGGCTCCAGCGCGCCTTTGGTCTGGTGGCGCAGCCGCCGGGCCACCGCCCAGAACGTCTCGGCCAGGCCCTCCTCGTCGCTGCCGGTCACGGGAATACGGTAGCAGCATCTCCTGTTGTTTCCTCATGATGAGGTAACCTCAGCATTATTCCCGGACAGAGGAGAACCCCTTGGCACCCACCCCCGACGGCCGCGGAGCCGGCCGAACCGTGTCCGCCGCCGAGAAGGCCCAGGCCCGCGACGTGTCGCTACGCCGCATCGGCGGCCTCTTCACCGCCCACCGCGGCCCGCTCGCCGCCGTGGTGGCGATCATCGTGGCGTCCTCGATCATCGCGATGGCCTCGCCGTTCCTGCTGCGTACCGTCATCGACCGGGCCCTGCCCGAGCGCGACCTGACGCTGCTGGCCTGGCTGGTCGCGGCGATGGTCGCGGTCGCCGCCGTGACCGCCGTGCTCGGCGTCGTCCAGACCTGGATCTCCACCCGGGTCGGCCAGGAGGTCATGCACCGGCTGCGCACCGACGTCTTCGCCCACCTCCAACGCCAGTCGATCGGCTTCTTCGTGCGCACCCGCACCGGTGAGGTGCAGTCGCGCATCACCAACGACATCGGCGGCATGCAGTCGGTGGTCACCTCCACCGCCACCTCGATCGCCGCCAACCTCACCACCGTCGTCGCCACCACCGTCGCCATGCTGGCGCTGAGCTGGCGACTCACGCTCGTCTCGCTGGTCGTGCTGCCGCCCGCGCTCTGGCTCACCCGCCGGGTCGCCCGGCTGCGCCGGGAGATCACCGCGCGCCGCCAGCGGGAACTGGCCGACCTCACCGTCACCATCGAGGAGGGGCTGTCGGTCAGCGGCGTCCGGCTGGCCAAGACGCTCGGCACCGGCACGGCCCTGGTCGACCGGTTCACCGCCTCCTCGGCCCGCCTGGTCGACCTGGAGCTGCGCTCCGAGCTGGCCGGCCGCTGGCGGATGGCCGCCATGACCGTCGTCTTCGCCGCCATCCCCGCGGTGATCTACCTGGGCGCCGGCCTGCCCGGCACCGCCGGCACGCTCACCATCGGCACGCTGGTCGCGTTCACCGCGTTGCAGGGCAACCTGTTCCGCCCGCTGATGGGCCTGCTCAACGTCGGCGTCACGCTGACCGCCTCGCTGGCGCTGTTCGCCCGCATCTTCGAATACCTCGACCTGCCGGTGGAGGTCGCCGAGCCGGCCCCGCCCGGCGTCGCTCGACCCGGCCACGGTCCGCGGCCACCTGCGCGTCGAGGACGTGACCTTCAGCTACCCGGGCAGCGACACCGCCGCGCTGGCCGGCGTCAGCCTGGACGTCCCGGCCGGCACCAGCCTGGCCCTGGTGGGCGAGACCGGCTCCGGCAAGAGCACGCTCGCCGCCC is part of the Micromonospora sp. WMMD980 genome and encodes:
- a CDS encoding MarR family transcriptional regulator yields the protein MTGSDEEGLAETFWAVARRLRHQTKGALEPWEISPGQARALGVLMRHGALRPGALAEHLRIAPRSATEVVDGLQERGLVERRPDPDDRRATLVAPTAEGDRVGSAIREARATEAERFFGALDPGDRAELTRILRRLREE